A DNA window from Paramormyrops kingsleyae isolate MSU_618 chromosome 10, PKINGS_0.4, whole genome shotgun sequence contains the following coding sequences:
- the LOC140593156 gene encoding uncharacterized protein: protein MGETRLQIMDPDFNEFVNLTSTTDVQNKSTLKVIKLFDSLAVSPSPSSCDTDILSSRSSSEVSPPSSLDPQELTSNTRCSWPTCFVVPRFSYDAEIKLEQGNSEYQKTGFLLNPDPKLKSDILDGLAEEIVKFKVYLSDAEFDEVAEALIKRHPCLKEQGSLTGCSGWKRSLKYKMSNYRTKLRNLGCSEVTVNSMKHKPMGVSNPAFGVKKPRKAEVNFCPSFLPGETPDSMEQIRVSLISEVKKKNNEQTVRRLMDLSFALRRQEVVKESPLIADFKSRWPALFQENEVCAEFARITTVALISKFFSKLDEHTPSLLRIFAKRGGAQGQRIRKLLVPLTQCDCINVKRECVLKALFVYLNEDPDNLIKEYMDADFSSAEAAIKEMVIGVFVIRYEGCEVGDEPADVGVVLEGVTALEGLGNVANGVALLIGLIYALNLSYPKELRYTFELLQKVFLELDGHKLSTKVQALKTKLFTPH, encoded by the exons ATGGGAGAAACCAGACTTCAAATCATGGACCCTGATTTCAATGAATTTGTGAACCTGACTTCCACAACTGATGTTCAGAACAAAAGCACCCTTAAGGTCATCAAACTCTTTGACTCTTTAGCAGTATCTCCATCTCCCTCATCATGTGACACAGACATTCTGTCTTCAAGATCATCCTCTGAAGTATCACCACCTTCATCCCTTGACCCCCAAGAGTTGACTTCGAATACAAGGTGTTCTTGGCCAACATGTTTTGTTGTGCCCCGTTTCTCCTATGATGCAGAAATTAAGCTGGAGCAAGGCAATTCTGAATACCAAAAAACTGGCTTTCTACTGAATCCAGACCCAAAGCTGAAATCAGACATTTTGGATGGACTTGCTGAAGAAATAGTAAAATTCAAAGTGTACCTCTCTGATGCTGAATTTGATGAAGTGGCTGAAGCCCTTATAAAACGGCATCCTTGCCTGAAGGAACAGGGATCCTTAACAGGCTGCAGTGGCTGGAAAAGAAGCCTTAAATATAAAATGTCAAATTACAGAACCAAGCTGCGAAATCTTGGTTGTAGTGAAGTGACCGTTAATTCCATGAAGCACAAACCTATGGGTGTAAGCAATCCAGCTTTTGGTGTCAAGAAGCCACGCAAAGCTGAAGTTAACTTTTGTCCCTCATTTCTTCCTGGTGAAACTCCTGACAGCATGGAGCAAATCAGAGTCTCCCTAATTTCTGAGGTTAAGAAGAAGAACAACGAGCAAACTGTGAGAAGATTAATGGACCTTTCATTTGCATTGAGAAGACAAGAGGTTGTCAAAGAATCTCCACTTATTGCTGACTTTAAGAGCAGATGGCCGGCTTTGTTCCAAGAAAACGAG GTTTGTGCTGAATTTGCACGGATAACAACTGTCGCCTTAATTTCAAAATTCTTCTCAAAGCTGGATGAACACACTCCAAGTCTTCTGAGGATCTTTGCCAAGAGAGGTGGAGCTCAGGGACAAAGGATAAGGAAACTTCTTGTGCCACTTACACAG TGTGACTGCATTAATGTTAAGAGGGAGTGTGTCCTCAAAGCCCTGTTTGTCTACCTAAATGAGGATCCTGACAATCTCATCAAGGAGTACATG GATGCAGATTTTTCCAGTGCTGAAGCTGCAATCAAAGAAATGGTGATAGGTGTTTTTGTCATCAGATATGAAGGTTGTGAAGTTGGTGATGAACCTGCGGATGTTGGAGTAGTTCTTGAAGGAGTTACAGCACTAGAAGGGCTTGGTAATGTAGCAAATGGTGTTGCATTGCTGATTGGGCTTATATATGCCCTAAATCTAAGTTATCCGAAAGAGCTTCGATACACCTTTGAACTACTGCAAAAAGTGTTCCTGGAGCTTGATGGACATAAACTCTCCACCAAAGTTCAAGCGCTCAAGACCAAGCTTTTTACACCTCATTAA